From Drosophila yakuba strain Tai18E2 chromosome 2L, Prin_Dyak_Tai18E2_2.1, whole genome shotgun sequence, one genomic window encodes:
- the LOC6528916 gene encoding succinate dehydrogenase assembly factor 2-B, mitochondrial isoform X2, translating into MVIYHISTVGRRQPLLMILQSRLASNLDKTEYTTPGEIVDYDDPPHLPVPEYPVRPDEPLETRKQRLLYQSRKRGMLENDLLLSTFVAKYLKDFSAEQTAEYDQLINGVSNDWDIFYWATDTKPTPPQFDTEIMRLLKEHVKNHEKVQRIRQPDL; encoded by the exons ATGGTAATTTATCAT ATATCTACAGTAGGCCGTCGCCAACCACTACTTATGATCTTGCAAAGTCGACTCGCTAGCAATTTGGATAAAACTGAGTACACGACACCAGGGGAAATTGTGGACTACGATGATCCTCCGCATTTGCCAGTTCCGGAATATCCCGTCCGTCCGGATGAGCCACTGGAGACTCGCAAGCAGCG CCTTTTGTATCAGAGCCGAAAACGCGGAATGCTGGAAAACGATCTCTTGCTGAGCACTTTCGTGGCAAAGTATTTGAAGGACTTTAGTGCGGAACAGACAGCCGAGTACGATCAGTTAATAAATGGAGTCAGCAATGATTGGGATATATTTTACTGGGCCACAGACACCAAGCCCACGCCCCCTCAATTCGATACAGAAATAATGCGTCTGCTAAAGGAGCACGTCAAAAACCATGAAAAAGTTCAAAGGATTAGACAGCCGGACTTGTAA
- the LOC120320789 gene encoding uncharacterized protein LOC120320789, whose product MFETTLTLPRTSVLTEPLGSAGTGSGPSTSTAAVAVQTSKRRRRRRNKRRRKSSLSSNTDAPSARTYDPVMTGSTLRSAAVASVGGSAGTGPVRRGRRRSGVSSSSSAAATAAAAAEEEAEEAEAEAARQEEAAEILSGNSSPSMFVDPQDFFETLD is encoded by the coding sequence ATGTTCGAGACCACGCTGACCCTGCCGCGAACCAGTGTGCTTACGGAACCGTTGGGCAGCGCCGGAACCGGATCTGGGCCCTCTACATCAACGGCTGCCGTGGCAGTTCAGACCAGCAAACGACGCCGAAGGCGACGGAACAAACGACGCCGCAAATCCTCCCTTTCCAGCAATACCGATGCCCCTTCGGCCCGGACCTACGATCCCGTAATGACGGGCAGTACGCTCCGGTCGGCAGCTGTAGCATCGGTGGGCGGTAGCGCGGGCACGGGGCCAGTGCGTCGGGGTCGTCGAAGGAGCGGGGTCAGCTCATCTTCATCGGCGGCAGCGactgcggcagcagcagcggaggaggaggcggaagAAGCGGAAGCGGAGGCGGCTCGCCAGGAGGAGGCAGCGGAAATCTTGAGCGGAAACAGCAGCCCATCGATGTTCGTTGATCCGCAGGACTTCTTTGAGACCCTGGACTAA
- the LOC6528916 gene encoding succinate dehydrogenase assembly factor 2-B, mitochondrial isoform X1 — translation MLRQFIISTVGRRQPLLMILQSRLASNLDKTEYTTPGEIVDYDDPPHLPVPEYPVRPDEPLETRKQRLLYQSRKRGMLENDLLLSTFVAKYLKDFSAEQTAEYDQLINGVSNDWDIFYWATDTKPTPPQFDTEIMRLLKEHVKNHEKVQRIRQPDL, via the exons ATGTTGCGGCAATTTATA ATATCTACAGTAGGCCGTCGCCAACCACTACTTATGATCTTGCAAAGTCGACTCGCTAGCAATTTGGATAAAACTGAGTACACGACACCAGGGGAAATTGTGGACTACGATGATCCTCCGCATTTGCCAGTTCCGGAATATCCCGTCCGTCCGGATGAGCCACTGGAGACTCGCAAGCAGCG CCTTTTGTATCAGAGCCGAAAACGCGGAATGCTGGAAAACGATCTCTTGCTGAGCACTTTCGTGGCAAAGTATTTGAAGGACTTTAGTGCGGAACAGACAGCCGAGTACGATCAGTTAATAAATGGAGTCAGCAATGATTGGGATATATTTTACTGGGCCACAGACACCAAGCCCACGCCCCCTCAATTCGATACAGAAATAATGCGTCTGCTAAAGGAGCACGTCAAAAACCATGAAAAAGTTCAAAGGATTAGACAGCCGGACTTGTAA